DNA from Nitrospira sp.:
CCTCTGCATGGAAGTCGCGGACGGCATGCGGTCGTTCGAAGGACTCTGCCGATTTTTATCGCGATACAAGACCCACTGGGTGTCGGAAGTGGCGGACAGCCGCCTGTAACGTCTCGTTCATCAGGGCGGTAGGCTGGGCTGACAGGGTGAGCCGACCAGATCAGACCTTGTAGTAGCCTCGATACCACTCGACGAAGCGGGCGATGCCGGTTTCGATCGGCGTGGCGGGCTTGAAGCCGGTGTCGCGCATCAGGTCCGCCACATCCGCATAGGTCGCCGGCACATCGCCTGCCTGGAGCGGAAGAAAGTTCTTCTCGGCCTTCTTGCCGAGCGTCTGTTCCAACACTTCGATGAACCGCAGCAACTCCACCGGCTGGTGATTGCCGATGTTGTAGAGTCGATAGGGAGCCGAACTGCCGCCGGGATCGGGTCTATCACTCGACCATTGCGGATCCGGCTGCGCAGGACGATCCAGCACCCGCACCACCCCTTCGACGATATCATCGACATAGGTAAAGTCGCGTTGCATTTTGCCGTGATTGAAGACATCGATCGGCTTCCCTTCCAGAATCGCTTTCGTGAACAGAAACAGCGCCATGTCGGGACGGCCCCAGGGCCCGTACACGGTGAAAAAGCGGAGCCCCGTGATCGGAAATCGATAGAGGTGCGCATAACAATGCGCCATCAGCTCGTTGGCCTTCTTCGTGGCGGCGTAGAGCGAGACAGGGTGATCGACATTGTCATGCACCGAGAAGGGCATGTGCGTGTGGCCGCCGTACACCGAACTCGTGGATGCGTAGACCAGATGCTTGGTCTTGTGGTGCCGGCAGCCTTCGAGAATGTTGAGAAACCCGTCTACATTACTGGTGGTATAGGCATGGGGGTTGACCAATGAGTAGCGGACACCGGCCTGCGCCGCCAGGTGTACGACCCGGCTGATGGGCTGTCGTTCAAAGAGAGCCGCCATCCCGCTGCGATCGGAGAGGTCCAGCTTGGCGAATTGGAACTGTTGGTGCGGCAGGAGCTGCGCCAAACGCGCCTCTTTGAGGCGAACGTCGTAGTAGTCGTTGAGGTTGTCGAGCCCGATGACCCTGTCACCGCGACCGAGCAACCGCTTGGTCAGATGAAACCCGATGAACCCGGCCGCACCGGTGACGAGCACGCATTCCTTCAAAGACCCCATATCGCCTCTCTCCCCTTTCCTGGCCGGTTATCCGGTGCTGCGGACTCTCACGAGCGCCCGCTCCGTTTCATAAACGGAGGATCTCCATGATCGAGCCGGTAGAGCGGCAGCGGAGCCAGGGCTTCGGCCGCAGAAGAGACCTGCAGCGATCCGTTGCCGTCACTTCGAAAGAGATCCAACGCCTGGGTGCGATGATAGCCGCAGCCCCTTGTGCCGAGAAGGTCTTTCAGTTTTTCCGGCGGTTCCCAATTGGCGGTGAGCAGCGCCGTGCGGGCCGGATTGCGCCGGCTGAACATGAACGACAGATGATCGGGATACCAGTCGGCACCGCCGGTGGCATAGGACACGAACAGCCGAGCCCGGGCTGCGGCACAGAGCTCATCCAAATAACTGTTGGTGAGATAGCCGTTTTCTCCCACGTCGAGCCAGAGCCCCGGATGGGACAGGGGCGCATGGGCGGCATAACTGCGGATTTCCTGTAACTGCTGTTGTGATGCCAACAGCAGCGAGATGGGGCCGTACTTCTGAACCAGCTGCTGAATCACGCCGTCCTTGACGGCCGACCGTCCGCTGTTGGTCGGTCCGCTGTCGGCGTGGACCAGCACGTTCTGTCCGCGATCGGTCACGAGATAACAATTCCGAGGCATCTCCAAATCGCAGGGGTCTTCGCCGAAAAAGGGGACCGAAACCACGGCGCCGCCGTCGAACGCCCAGATCTCACCATGGGCCAGCTCGATGATGTGGGAGAACCCCAACTCCCTGAGCAACGCAATATAGTCGTAGAAATACTTCTTGCGGTTTCGGCGACTGGGAATGACGATCGGCACATCCTTCGGCACATGCAGCAACGTCCTGGGATCGACGTGGTCGTCGTGGTCATGCGTCAGGAAGATCGCCGCCGGTTTCGGCAGCATCGAAACCCAGAGGCTCGGCACATTCGATTCCGCAAACCAGGGCAGGAGCCAGGGATCGAACAGCAGGAAGGTCTCGCGTTGCCGATACATGAGCGCGGCATGGCCCAGATGGATCGTATCCCGATCCCTGGTATTCAGGAGCCACTGCTCCCTGAGCGACGATTGCTTCGTTGGAACGAGGCATTCGTATTGAACGAACAGTTCCATCAACTTGGTCAGCAGACGCTCGCCGTCTCGACCGGCCGTCGCCACGATGGTTCGAACGGCACCGGCCTGCTGCGTGCCGTCCAACATGCCCAGCAATTTTCCCACGACCGGCCCCATCGGCCGATCGAAGGGCACCGGAATCGCCTGGCGCTTCACGGCATTGAAGATGCGCAGCCCGGTATTGACCACGGTCGCCGATTTGGTCGCATCGAACGGATGCGACCAATGGAACTGTCCATCCGGTTGACGCCTGGCCGTGATGTGTTGGCTCAACTGCGGACGGGAATTGACCAGCTCGGCATAGGCATCCTCCAACAGCAGCCTGGTGCGCGGATCACCGAGCGCGGCGCGGCGGGAGAAGACATCGCTGATCGCCGTCTCCACACAGGCGAGAAACAGGCTATGGGCTTCCTGCAGGCTCGCCACGACCTCCGGGGCGACCCCGCCGATGAACGGGAACGGACCAGGCGGCTGGTTGCTTTCCAGCTGTACCCAAACCCAGGGGGCCAAACCAATATACTGATCGTGCGAAAGTTTGTCCCACACACTCATGGTCGTGAAGCGTGAAGCGCCTTATCCCTCAGGATGGAACTCGAGTTGACTGATGGTCGGCTCATAGAGCGCTTGGATCACGTTCCCGTCCGGATCGGTAAAATAGAAGGAGTAGCTGCCGTCGCGATGTTGTTTCGGAGGCTTGGCGATCGTGGCTCCATACTGCTTCGCGTCTTTCTCAACGTCGCGAAACAGTTCGTCCACCTGCGTCGGACTCTGGAGAATCACGCCGAAGTGGTCGAGCAACTGTCCACGCGGCGGTTGGTATTGTGCGAGCTCGCTCCGGGCAATCTGATGCAGGGCCAGGTTGTCGCTGCCGGAACTGAAGTAGACATTGTCAGAATCCGGTTCCCATACCACCTTCATCGCCAGGAAACGTTCGTAGAAGGCGCGCGACCGCGCCAGATCCGTCACGCGCAGGGCCAGATGTCGCAAGCCTCGATGGGTCGACACACCGGTCACTCCTTGGCCGTATAGTAGGTGGGGGCCCGTCACCCCGTCAATCCTCATTCTGCCAGGCTTGTTCGGAGCCGTTCGGCGGGACGCCCGAAGTAGCCATGTCTCTGCCGTCCACCCCTGTGGTACCATCCCCCATCACCTTCCTCGAACCAAAGGAGTTTGGAGTTATGTTGGTACGATCCGTCTTGGCAGTAGTGTTGGCCCTCATCGGAGTGCACGGTGTGGGTTCGGAAGTCTTCGCAACAGAGCGGGCCGCCCTTCCCAAAGAAATCACGGGGAAGGACGGCGCCCCACTGGTGCTGATCCCGGCCGGTCCCTATCCTATGGGAGTCCCGCAGGGAGATCGCGACGGCGGCCGCGACGAGTATCCCCGCCACGTCATCGACATCGACGATTTTTATATCGACAAGTACGAAGTCACCAACGGCCGTTACCTGGAATTCGTGAAGGCGACGAACCATCGCGTCCCGCAAAACCCCAAGAACCCGACCCGCAATCTCTGGGAAGGAGTCGGCATTCCGGAATCCCTCGCCGACCGCCCGGTGGTCAACGTCGATTGGGCCGATGCCGACGCCTACTGCAAGTGGGCCGGCAGGCGGTTGCCGCGAGAGGCCGAGTGGGAGAAGGCCGCCAAGGGAAACAACGACTGGCGCTTCCCCTGGGGGAACGTGGAACCTACGGACAAACACCTCAACTTCAACCAGAAATGGATCGGCGAGAAGACCCTCATGCCGGTGGGCAGCTACGAAAAGGGAAAGAGTCCCTACGGCGCCTACGACATGGCGGGGAACGTCTGGGAATGGGTCAACGATTGGTACGACGCGAAATACTACGAGAAGAGCCCCGGCAAGAATCCTCCCGGACCGGAGAGCGGTACCAAGCGAGTGATCCGAGGGGCCGGCTGGCAGAACGAAACCCCCACGGTGCGTATCTTTACCCGCGTGGACAGCGATCCGACCATTCGCAATGAATCGACGGGATTCAGGTGTGCGGCGGATGCACCGAAGTAACAAGTCAAAAGTATAAAGGCAAAAGTGAGTGCGAACAAATCTCTTGAGCGGCAAGCGACGAACGGGCCTAGAGACATTCAGCAACGAACGTTTACTTTGAGGCCATGATGGCAGAGCCCGCAGGTTACGCCGGCCTCACGGTGGCAGCCTTTGAAAGCCGCATGGCCGCCGAGATGACGCGCCTGATCGAACGGTATGGCGGCAGGCCGCTCGTGGCGCCGGCCCTGCGCGAAATCCCGCTCGAAGACAATTCAGCCGCCCTTCGGTTCGGTGAGCGATTGCTGGCGGAAGGCATCGACGTGCTCGTCCTGCTCACCGGCGTCGGCACCACCACGCTCTTTAAGATCCTGCACAGCCGCCATTCACAAGAAGCTATCACGAGCGCGCTCACACACACGACGCTGGTCGCGCGGGGCCCCAAGCCGGTCGCGGCACTCAAAGCACTGGGGCTTCAGCCGACCTTGACGGTGCCCGAACCCAACACCTGGGTCGATGTCGTCTCGACTCTGGATCAGTACCGTCCCGTGAAAGGCCTGCGGGTGGCGGTGCAGGAATACGGCCTGTCGAACCCTGGCTTGCTGGAGGCCTTGCAGCAGCGTGGGGCCGATGTCTTTCCGGTGCCGGTCTACCGGTGGGCGCTCCCGCAAGATACGGCCCCATTGAAACGAGTCCTCAATGAGATCCTGGCAGGGCAGGTTCAGGTGCTGCTGATCACCAACGCGGCCCAGATCGATCATGTGGTGGAGATATTGGAACAGGACGGTCGAACGACGCAGTTCAAAGAAGCCTGCAACAAGTTGGTGGTCGCCTCGATCGGCCCCACCGCCAGTGAACGGCTCCGCCTCCACGGCCTACCGGTCGATTTCAAACCTTCGCACGGCAAGATGGGGATTCTCGTGAAAGAATGTAGCGAACAGGTTCACGCCATTTTGCTGAACAAGAGAGGACCACAGACCTAAGGTCCTGCACTGGCAGGCGGCTCCGACTTCCTCTTCTCACCTTCCGTCGGAAATTGCTTCCGGCCGACCCTCTCGATCCATGAAATGTGATCCCGCCACCTCTCCTGTAATTCTTCTGGAATATCAAACACCCCATTCGGAGAGATCAAATAGACAAACCGGTGATTAATCCCCCCTGCATTTAACCTGATGATCACATCCTGGTCTCTGGGATACGTCATCAGCACGTCTCCGGTTGCTAACCTATAGGTCACCCCTCTCACTTGTTTAATAACTCGTTTGCCGGCCCCTTCTCCCGCAGCACTTGGATTCACGGATCCAAAGAGGCCGATCGAGTCAGGACTAATCTGGCTCGCCCCATATTGACCATAGATCTCACCCCTCGCGGGAACTTCAGTGGTACGTTCGGTCCCATCCTCAAACACTGTCGTGATCACGATCGGGACTGGATGTCCGTTGCGAACAATAGTGGGATAAACTCTGTCGCACCCCACCACGAGAGAGCCAGGAACTAAGACGCCAAACAATATTGTTGCGAACCGGCGGCTCATGAAACCTAGAAAGGAAGTACCTGTCTTGGCCATCCCATCCTCACACCACCCGTGGTGACTCGCAACCGGGAGAAACACACTCGCAAGACAGCCGGTCAGGAAGCGGACTGATAAATGGCGGGACGGTATCGGGGTTGGGGGGTTGGCTTACGCTCACTCTTGGCCGCTTGCAACCAGAGGCGCTTGGCAAGCTGAACCTGTTTCAAGGCTGCCACCGGAGTTTTTCCATAGGCCGAACAAGCTTCCAGATCAGGGTTATCCGCGATATACCCACTGTCGGCTTCGCTATAGAAGATGTTGATATGATGATCCTTCTTCATCTGCCCTCATCTTCCCTGAGCGCAGCCACCGAGGGCTTAGCAAGTAATTTACGCTTGTTCACTGGTTCCGCTCAACGGCTCCTCGGCTCTTTGGTATCTCATACCGTTACTTGGCTTCGGTCGATTGCACTCCCGCCCCTTCCTTCACATCCCGCGCACAGCGGAAGCCGAGCCAATTCATTTTCGTGTTGGGATCAGTTCCGTTGCGTTGGGCAGACCGCACGGAAGGCGTGCTGTCGATCCAGCCGCCGCCGCGAAAGGCTTTCTGCGTCCCGGTTTCCGGTCCCTTGGGGTTCCGGTCTGGCGCTGTTTTGTAGTACTTCGGGTCGTACCAATCGGCTGTCCATTCAGCCACATTGCCCGACATCTGATAGAGGCCGTAGGGACTCACGGAGTTTTCGTACTTGTCCACTGAGACGATCGGCGGATAGAGCAGCAGCCGTTCCGGACGATCGCGCACCGGGCCGGACAGGCCGGTCCGGCCAAAGTTGGCGCGCGAGAGACCCGCCATCTGGTTGCCCCAGGGATAGATGCGACCATCCTCACCCCTTGCGGCCTTTTCCCATTCCGCTGAAGTCGGTAATCGTTTGCCCGCCCATTTGCAATAGGCCTCCGCATCGAACCACGAGACATGCATGACCGGATGACTGACCATTGTCTCCTGGAAATTGCCTCCGTCGTATTGCCAATCGATCAAGGGATCGCGATTCGTGGCCAAGACGAACTTCAGAAATTGCACGGTCGTGACTTCGAATTTGTCGATCTCATAGGCATCGAGATACACCTTCCGTTGCGGGAACTCGGCCCCATAGGAGTTCTTGTCCACCTTCTTGTCGCTCCCCATCAAGAACGTGCCGGCCGGGATACGGATCATCTCGTCATGGGCGGGTAACTTGATCCGTTCGGCTGCCAGTTTTTTGCCCTCCGGCGTCCATTCCCTGGTCACATCAGCCACGTCCAGCGCTGACACAGCACCGCTCAGTCCCAATACACTCACTACCATGACCCATGCAGTCATCCCTGCCTTTTGCACAATGACCACCCTCCTGTATAGGTTCGGACATCACATCGGCTGCCGACTCGGTTCCGGCGCAGCCGGCGGCTGATCAAACTCTTCCAACGGTTCGAAGTTGAGGGGCAACTGAAACAGATAGTCGATCACGGGCCGCAACTTGACGTGCTGATACTCGACGATCCAACTTCCGTCTTTCTTGGCCAGCTTCATCGGGAAATGGATGTCCGTAGCCAGCCACTGGTAATAAAATTCCGTCCGCTCACCCTGCTTGACCGTCACTTCGTAGAGGGTCGTCGGATGCCCCTCGCGCGTTTCCGTTCCGATCTCTTCGCGCGAAACTTCTCCTTCCAACCGCTCCGACACCTTCAGGTCTTGCTCGGCGCTGTAGGGCACGGTTTTGAAATGTTTCATCCGCGACAACAACAGCCACACCAGCTGCTTGTCCTTGCGCACGATGCTGACATTGACCGGGCTCATCGTGTGGTGTTCGATCCGCCACATGTTGTCCCGGTAATAGATGTTGGCCTTCTGGGTGCGTCCGTTGATCTTGGTCACCTGATCGGCGGTAAACTCCAAGGCCCCCGCCTCGATCGCGCCGAAGCTCCAGAGAACCGCCGCCAGTCCGAATAGTCTGCAGATCCACATCTTGTCTATCCTACCGGGATGAGGATCGAATTTTCCAGCGCTCTTGATGGACATGGGTGCCTTCTCCCCTTCTTCCTTTCCCCTCGAGTTCGCCCGATCCCCGGTATCATCCCGCGAACCGTCCCACCTGGGTGCCTCCGTCCGGCCCGGCTCCGAAACCGACGTGGACCGGCCTGGGCGCGAACGGACCGTCCGGAGCCGGCCTCCCTGCAACGCAACCAGCTGCTGTTATGCCAAGATCGGCGTCACGAGAAGGGGGCGGCCTGCATCCCCTGTTCAGGGATACCCCGCCACGTGCGCCGCTTTCGCCGCGTTTACCCGGTGAGGGCATCGGGCAGACGCACAGAACGGAAAGGAGAGATTCCTGCTTACGATTTCGCCTTGATGCACTCGATGTCCAGCTTGATGAACACCTCGTCCCCGACGACGAGCCCGCCGCTGTCGAGCGCTTTGTTCCACACCATGCCGAAGTCCTTCCGGTTCACCTTGCCCTCGGCCGTAAAGCCCGCGCGGATATTGCCCCAGGGATCCTTGGTCACGCCGTTGAAATTGCCGACCAGGGTGATCTCTTTCGTCACGCCGTGCAGCGTCAGGTCGCCCACCGCGCTGTATCCGTCACCGTTCTTTTTGTAGCTTTTCATCTTGTAGGTCATGGTCGGATACTTTTCGACATCGAAGAAATCGGGCGTGCGCAGATGGGTGTCGCGCTTTTCATGGTTGGTGGTCACCGAGGCCGTCTTGATCACGGCTTCGATGGCCTTGACGGTGCCGGCATCGGGATCCATCTCGATGAACCCGGTATAGTCCTTGAAATGCCCGGTAGTTTTGGAGATCACCATATGGGCGACCTTGAACTCCACGATCGAATGGTCCAGATCCACATCGTAACGCGCCGTTTCGGCCTGCCCCGACGACGCACCGAACAACACACTCGCGCCCACGCACAACATGGCCCACGCACGACCGGTCCGATTCGTCATAGCTACTCCTTTGCGGCACCGCTCGCGGCGGTTCCTTCTTGTGGTGATGGTGGTGAGGCCTGGGGAGCGGTAGGTTTGGACGGCTTTTTTTCCACCGTCATCTGCACATCGCGGGTCGCGACTTTGGCCCCCGTACGCATGCGCACATGCACGTCCACGACGTCTCCGCCCACGTCGGGCGGGATCGGAGGGAACGGATGGGCATGGATGATCGTTTGCAACCCGGCGTCGTTGATGTCTCGCGCCCCGGAGCTTTTTTCCAGTTGAATCAGCTGCGCGACGCCGCTCGCATACATTTTGAACTGCACGCGCACCGTTTCACTGCTGGGCGCGC
Protein-coding regions in this window:
- a CDS encoding Sulfatase modifying factor 1 precursor (C-alpha-formyglycine- generating enzyme 1); amino-acid sequence: MLVRSVLAVVLALIGVHGVGSEVFATERAALPKEITGKDGAPLVLIPAGPYPMGVPQGDRDGGRDEYPRHVIDIDDFYIDKYEVTNGRYLEFVKATNHRVPQNPKNPTRNLWEGVGIPESLADRPVVNVDWADADAYCKWAGRRLPREAEWEKAAKGNNDWRFPWGNVEPTDKHLNFNQKWIGEKTLMPVGSYEKGKSPYGAYDMAGNVWEWVNDWYDAKYYEKSPGKNPPGPESGTKRVIRGAGWQNETPTVRIFTRVDSDPTIRNESTGFRCAADAPK
- a CDS encoding Putative uroporphyrinogen-III synthase, related to YjjA (in BS) translates to MAEPAGYAGLTVAAFESRMAAEMTRLIERYGGRPLVAPALREIPLEDNSAALRFGERLLAEGIDVLVLLTGVGTTTLFKILHSRHSQEAITSALTHTTLVARGPKPVAALKALGLQPTLTVPEPNTWVDVVSTLDQYRPVKGLRVAVQEYGLSNPGLLEALQQRGADVFPVPVYRWALPQDTAPLKRVLNEILAGQVQVLLITNAAQIDHVVEILEQDGRTTQFKEACNKLVVASIGPTASERLRLHGLPVDFKPSHGKMGILVKECSEQVHAILLNKRGPQT
- a CDS encoding MBL-fold metallo-hydrolase superfamily — its product is MSVWDKLSHDQYIGLAPWVWVQLESNQPPGPFPFIGGVAPEVVASLQEAHSLFLACVETAISDVFSRRAALGDPRTRLLLEDAYAELVNSRPQLSQHITARRQPDGQFHWSHPFDATKSATVVNTGLRIFNAVKRQAIPVPFDRPMGPVVGKLLGMLDGTQQAGAVRTIVATAGRDGERLLTKLMELFVQYECLVPTKQSSLREQWLLNTRDRDTIHLGHAALMYRQRETFLLFDPWLLPWFAESNVPSLWVSMLPKPAAIFLTHDHDDHVDPRTLLHVPKDVPIVIPSRRNRKKYFYDYIALLRELGFSHIIELAHGEIWAFDGGAVVSVPFFGEDPCDLEMPRNCYLVTDRGQNVLVHADSGPTNSGRSAVKDGVIQQLVQKYGPISLLLASQQQLQEIRSYAAHAPLSHPGLWLDVGENGYLTNSYLDELCAAARARLFVSYATGGADWYPDHLSFMFSRRNPARTALLTANWEPPEKLKDLLGTRGCGYHRTQALDLFRSDGNGSLQVSSAAEALAPLPLYRLDHGDPPFMKRSGRS
- a CDS encoding YceI, with protein sequence MTNRTGRAWAMLCVGASVLFGASSGQAETARYDVDLDHSIVEFKVAHMVISKTTGHFKDYTGFIEMDPDAGTVKAIEAVIKTASVTTNHEKRDTHLRTPDFFDVEKYPTMTYKMKSYKKNGDGYSAVGDLTLHGVTKEITLVGNFNGVTKDPWGNIRAGFTAEGKVNRKDFGMVWNKALDSGGLVVGDEVFIKLDIECIKAKS
- a CDS encoding NAD-dependent epimerase/dehydratase, whose protein sequence is MGSLKECVLVTGAAGFIGFHLTKRLLGRGDRVIGLDNLNDYYDVRLKEARLAQLLPHQQFQFAKLDLSDRSGMAALFERQPISRVVHLAAQAGVRYSLVNPHAYTTSNVDGFLNILEGCRHHKTKHLVYASTSSVYGGHTHMPFSVHDNVDHPVSLYAATKKANELMAHCYAHLYRFPITGLRFFTVYGPWGRPDMALFLFTKAILEGKPIDVFNHGKMQRDFTYVDDIVEGVVRVLDRPAQPDPQWSSDRPDPGGSSAPYRLYNIGNHQPVELLRFIEVLEQTLGKKAEKNFLPLQAGDVPATYADVADLMRDTGFKPATPIETGIARFVEWYRGYYKV
- a CDS encoding Glyoxalase/bleomycin resistance protein/dioxygenase; its protein translation is MSTHRGLRHLALRVTDLARSRAFYERFLAMKVVWEPDSDNVYFSSGSDNLALHQIARSELAQYQPPRGQLLDHFGVILQSPTQVDELFRDVEKDAKQYGATIAKPPKQHRDGSYSFYFTDPDGNVIQALYEPTISQLEFHPEG
- a CDS encoding Sulfatase modifying factor 1 precursor (C-alpha-formyglycine- generating enzyme 1), translated to MQKAGMTAWVMVVSVLGLSGAVSALDVADVTREWTPEGKKLAAERIKLPAHDEMIRIPAGTFLMGSDKKVDKNSYGAEFPQRKVYLDAYEIDKFEVTTVQFLKFVLATNRDPLIDWQYDGGNFQETMVSHPVMHVSWFDAEAYCKWAGKRLPTSAEWEKAARGEDGRIYPWGNQMAGLSRANFGRTGLSGPVRDRPERLLLYPPIVSVDKYENSVSPYGLYQMSGNVAEWTADWYDPKYYKTAPDRNPKGPETGTQKAFRGGGWIDSTPSVRSAQRNGTDPNTKMNWLGFRCARDVKEGAGVQSTEAK